In Chloroflexota bacterium, one DNA window encodes the following:
- the nuoK gene encoding NADH-quinone oxidoreductase subunit NuoK — protein MPLQYFLLVGAALFCLGLYGALARRNAIAILIGVELMLNAVNINLVAFWRYVKPAGDVFDLAGQVFALFVITLAAAEAAIGLALVIAIYRSRDTVNVEDVNLMKW, from the coding sequence ATTCCACTCCAGTATTTTTTGCTCGTCGGCGCGGCGCTGTTTTGTCTCGGTTTGTACGGCGCGCTCGCGCGACGCAATGCGATTGCGATTTTGATCGGCGTCGAGTTGATGCTGAACGCGGTGAACATCAACCTGGTCGCGTTCTGGCGCTACGTCAAACCGGCGGGTGACGTGTTCGATCTCGCCGGGCAAGTGTTCGCGTTGTTCGTCATCACGCTCGCCGCCGCCGAAGCCGCGATTGGTCTCGCGCTCGTCATCGCGATCTATCGCTCGCGCGATACGGTGAATGTCGAAGACGTTAATTTGATGAAGTGGTAA